In Sceloporus undulatus isolate JIND9_A2432 ecotype Alabama chromosome 7, SceUnd_v1.1, whole genome shotgun sequence, one DNA window encodes the following:
- the NEXMIF gene encoding neurite extension and migration factor isoform X2 — protein sequence MDDQEEKDCASEDQETILINGVKEDEPHDPDGDEKPSRAAEAAVPFPALTGKEKESQGCPRAQSALTSKKPCWLSPPSPLRLADVPDHISDDSSSVHAISLTSCVTKGMSSWSLPGDCEKAPFTIMEPGSMSALTGDCLMQPSRTCLGCFIESKDGIDAEPGISLKVGDINRDYDTCSVSDIGIHCMSTGETMRYGDQLLSDQLLSFPMHKSRATDKRDAEKSDSDSEDPTQKNYYEGLLLDKCNGEEPLLTNPNQEWGYFESFISESKIELLDLCSKNELSVNLFSEEDVDNYMFDDDDSTLGSDVCSLKIRYESFQDNVREKTGTLQEDTQFNFFPSVFSGCSKREGRTALKRGPRGATESSQFKSEDSIIWGEEEVDGERGEEEEEDEEAADEKVALSKSCTSTEVVQYIGPKRNHFLELVNSTEDSGEFSDDSTCTESSFDVLQDLKDCNKYLPRDHSSSSIQQNYGLRAKRKVRYSDDYLYDVDSIESEKIVDKKEWNPDGPKEEDDDEWCPKKRRKVSRKEPPVIIKYIIINRFKGEKHMLVKLSKVDASETTVTLSEELLSKYAKLAPLKAFWQERWQSRLNFLKSALYRKQGFYLNGSEVSFLPHPRKRKCKLANRHRIQRIKAIEQPVGKPGSCSLDPKQLCRRIGEEEVAGLKGMQALAITTSACANGLHLNDIANLASPKCKLQDREFKGPERKVLRRIKFKSEARLKCKRIKAATGLVEASLALENQEPATSAKDESVPSAADGSRLSECQEDKVAKNSSSFLPTTSSSDKPPPSANLAASVPLIPGGYLQTLLDASDLSSNASIAYFSSQPPERQQDPLPSLAQAEKSFCSLQPAQSCILSPPSESELQQSPSHLEMETSNFRSMWPAGKAAGGNIQEFASDMQETSSLSTAEFGGCANADSLPASGYGQVDLSSSKSVYQKKYLPDSQQSQSDDSFQSCHFSNREGHFHFQRGTLSTDDGRLVSFDSVGSLSVSSSNYSSLSLKSCEKDGDDEIADDFLAHCSPKLVIQQSIDEITPLKESTDLLDISNFTPDKFRQSSLSEMSPPDTPNLSPQITGPETKPLGNIKCFPDSSQAVLSNLEKVKWSCGVLQTQDQADNGFTLNNHQFQFHMFNDEDSVSLLEKSPCLSTFNEPSGQISTNSKVSKSKRKSSANKNVGTNQSLPQKNVRKKSPKTSKGTEKPQGKNSRQSPKSTRKGKNTAGVNGEKGPSVGGRGAASLNNSSSAAKALVESIRHCGPTSVRLGKHNGLPGEWALGKDNSGGWSETSIGTANSLLDDDQREFEEPSNILSNIASGMADVQRFMMASIEPLWGPVGHNNVSDLFRSPESNSLKLKTLKILAGTSPDSKKKANGNSSGTGKGHKSGSKGSGKSTGRASSSSCDPGRPNCSTGYAADIHSPFFDKSYSNLSTLAKNEPTHKKLYRHKSTSKSLRDENCKGKRAERDQAHKEPSVTAAFEKLRETDYILLKAETAFLVLPVFGEETPFSRKTFDACLGCFSLLFPHSLWFPAFFPCSKRMRGKNKSINKYQCLVICRSVKCWNQKFETVGLFFFGSKTLTLVIPCVSRKPYCCTVVDALLSITTATQIVPNSEQVLYCTYFYISLSTMGCEWVFSWSFSVRFCSCLFHLLENNPVINYEPPLKSTTMKNNVDTLNTMYQKF from the exons ATGGATGACCAAGAAGAGAAGGATTGTGCCTCAGAAGACCAAGAAACGATCCTGATTAATGGGGTGAAAGAAGATG AACCACATGACCCGGATGGTGACGAGAAACCTTCCCGTGCTGCAGAGGCTGCAGTCCCCTTCCCAGCCCTGAccggaaaggaaaaggaaagccaAGGGTGCCCCCGCGCCCAGTCGGCCCTGACGTCCAAGAAGCCCTGTTGGCTCAGCCCTCCCTCCCCGCTGAGACTGGCCGACGTGCCCGACCACATTTCCGATGACTCCTCCTCCGTCCACGCCATTTCCCTGACGTCGTGTGTCACCAAGGGCATGAGCAGTTGGTCCCTGCCAGGGGATTGCGAGAAGGCTCCTTTTACGATTATGGAGCCCGGAAGCATGTCGGCGCTGACAGGCGACTGCTTGATGCAGCCAAGTCGGACTTGCCTGGGCTGCTTCATCGAATCCAAGGATGGCATTGATGCAGAGCCAGGAATAAGCTTGAAAGTGGGGGATATAAACAGAGATTATGACACCTGTTCGGTCTCTGATATAGGCATACATTGCATGAGCACTGGAGAAACCATGAGATACGGGGATCAACTGCTTTCAGACCAGCTTTTAAGCTTCCCTATGCATAAATCAAGGGCAACAGACAAAAGAGATGCTGAGAAATCTGACAGTGATTCAGAGGACCCCACTCAGAAAAATTATTATGAAGGATTACTCTTAGACAAGTGTAATGGGGAGGAACCTTTACTTACAAATCCCAACCAGGAATGGGGTTATTTTGAATCTTTCATCAGTGAAAGTAAAAttgaactgctggacctctgcTCCAAAAATGAGCTTTCTGTAAATCTGTTTTCTGAGGAAGATGTGGATAATTACATGTTTGACGATGACGACTCGACGTTGGGAAGTGACGTTTGCTCCCTAAAGATTCGCTACGAATCCTTCCAGGACAATGTGAGGGAGAAGACCGGCACTCTGCAAGAGGATACCCAGTTCAACTTCTTCCCGAGCGTGTTCAGTGGATGCTCTAAGCGGGAAGGCAGGACGGCCCTGAAGAGGGGTCCCCGGGGAGCCACCGAGAGTTCCCAGTTCAAATCTGAAGACAGCATCatttggggagaggaggaggtcgATGGAgagcggggagaggaggaggaagaggacgaggAGGCAGCGGATGAGAAAGTGGCCTTAAGCAAATCTTGCACCAGTACGGAGGTCGTACAGTACATTGGCCCCAAAAGAAATCATTTCTTGGAACTTGTGAATTCCACGGAAGACTCTGGGGAATTCAGCGACGACAGCACCTGCACCGAATCTTCCTTTGATGTGCTCCAAGATCTCAAGGACTGTAACAAGTATTTGCCCAGAGACCACTCCAGTTCCTCCATACAACAGAACTACGGTCTGCGAGCAAAAAGGAAAGTGCGGTACAGCGACGACTACCTGTACGATGTGGATTCCATAGAGAGCGAGAAGATAGTGGATAAGAAAGAGTGGAACCCCGATGGACCCAAGGAGGAAGATGACGATGAGTGGTGTCCAAAGAAGAGGCGAAAAGTTTCTCGCAAGGAGCCCCCAGTCATCATCAAGTATATCATCATCAACCGTTTCAAAGGGGAGAAGCACATGCTAGTCAAGCTAAGCAAAGTGGATGCCAGCGAGACGACTGTTACCCTAAGTGAGGAACTGTTGAGCAAATATGCCAAGCTGGCTCCCTTGAAGGCGTTTTGGCAAGAGAGGTGGCAGAGCCGTCTCAATTTCCTCAAGTCAGCACTGTATCGCAAGCAAGGCTTCTATCTCAACGGCTCGGAAGTCTCCTTCCTGCCTCATCCAAGGAAACGCAAGTGTAAATTGGCCAACAGGCACAGGATTCAGAGGATTAAGGCCATTGAGCAACCGGTGGGCAAGCCGGGATCTTGCTCTctggatccaaagcagctttgtcGCAGGATCGGAGAAGAGGAGGTGGCAGGTCTGAAAGGGATGCAGGCATTGGCCATCACCACCTCAGCCTGTGCAAATGGGCTGCATTTGAATGACATTGCAAACCTGGCCTCGCCTAAGTGCAAACTGCAGGACAGGGAATTCAAGGGGCCCGAGAGAAAGGTCTTGCGCAGAATCAAGTTCAAAAGTGAGGCCAGGTTGAAATGCAAGCGAATCAAGGCTGCCACCGGTCTGGTGGAGGCCTCTCTAGCCCTGGAGAATCAGGAGCCTGCCACGAGTGCAAAAGATGAAAGTGTTCCTTCTGCTGCAGACGGCTCTCGCCTTTCCGAGTGCCAGGAGGATAAGGTTGCTAAAAATTCTTCGTCTTTCCtacccaccacctcctcttcaGACAAGCCTCCTCCATCTGCTAATCTTGCTGCCAGTGTCCCCCTCATCCCCGGAGGGTATCTGCAGACGTTGTTAGATGCCTCCGATTTGTCAAGCAACGCCAGCATCGCCTACTTCAGTTCTCAGCCCCCCGAGCGGCAGCAGGATCCGCTCCCCAGCCTTGCTCAAGCAGAGAAGTCCTTCTGTTCTCTGCAGCCTGCCCAAAGCTGCATCCTGTCCCCACCATCCGAATCGGAGTTGCAACAGTCACCAAGCCACTTGGAAATGGAGACAAGCAACTTCAGAAGTATGTGGCCAGCCGGGAAAGCAGCTGGTGGCAACATCCAAGAGTTTGCAAGCGACATGCAGGAGACATCAAGCCTCTCAACAGCGGAGTTTGGTGGCTGCGCCAATGCGGACAGCCTCCCAGCCTCTGGGTATGGTCAAGTAGATCTGAGTAGCAGCAAATCAGTATACCAAAAAAAATACTTGCCAGATAGCCAGCAATCGCAGTCCGACGACTCTTTTCAGTCATGCCATTTTAGTAACAGAGAGGGGCATTTTCATTTCCAGCGAGGTACCCTAAGTACAGATGATGGGAGGCTGGTTAGTTTTGACTCAGTGGGCTCTTTATCCGTTAGCTCTAGCAATTATAGTTCCCTAAGTTTAAAGTCCTGTGAAAAGGATGGGGATGATGAGATTGCTGATGACTTCTTGGCCCACTGCAGCCCCAAACTGGTGATTCAGCAAAGCATAGATGAAATAACTCCTTTGAAGGAGTCGACCGACCTTTTAGATATTTCTAACTTCACACCCGATAAGTTCCGCCAGTCCTCCCTTTCTGAAATGTCTCCCCCAGATACCCCTAACCTTTCCCCGCAGATAACTGGGCCAGAAACCAAACCGCTAGGAAATATAAAATGTTTCCCCGATAGCTCTCAAGCCGTGCTAAGCAATCTTGAGAAGGTCAAGTGGAGCTGTGGGGTTCTCCAGACCCAAGATCAGGCAGATAATGGATTCACTTTAAATAATCATCAGTTTCAGTTCCATATGTTCAACGATGAGGATTCTGTCAGCCTCCTTGAGAAAAGCCCATGCTTGTCAACATTTAATGAGCCATCTGGTCAAATTAGCACCAATAGCAAAGTGTCAAAATCGAAGAGGAAAAGTTCAGCTAACAAAAATGTGGGCACAAACCAAAGCCTCCCCCAGAAAAACGTTAGGAAAAAATCGCCCAAAACCAGCAAAGGGACTGAAAAGCCACAAGGCAAAAACTCCCGGCAGTCTCCCAAATCTACAAGGAAAGGCAAAAATACAGCCGGTGTTAACGGTGAAAAGGGCCCAAGTGTCGGTGGTAGAGGAGCGGCTTCGTTGAACAATTCGTCCTCAGCGGCGAAAGCATTGGTGGAGTCTATTCGGCATTGCGGCCCCACTTCCGTCAGGTTAGGGAAACACAACGGACTACCTGGGGAGTGGGCCCTGGGGAAGGACAACAGTGGAGGCTGGTCAGAAACTAGCATAGGGACCGCCAACAGCCTCCTTGATGACGATCAAAGGGAATTTGAGGAGCCGTCCAATATTTTATCAAACATTGCATCTGGAATGGCAGATGTTCAGAGATTTATGATGGCCTCCATTGAACCCTTGTGGGGCCCTGTTGGCCATAACAACGTCTCTGATCTGTTCCGGTCGCCCGAATCCAACAGCCTGAAACTGAAAACTCTTAAGATCCTCGCCGGAACTTCCCCCGACTCCAAGAAAAAGGCGAACGGCAATTCGTCGGGAACGGGGAAGGGCCACAAGTCGGGGAGCAAGGGCTCGGGCAAAAGCACCGGccgagcctcctcctcctcctgcgacCCCGGACGCCCCAACTGCTCGACCGGATACGCCGCGGACATTCACTCGCCCTTTTTTGATAAAAGCTATAGTAACCTGAGCACTTTAGCCAAAAACGAGCCTACCCATAAAAAGCTGTACCGGCATAAATCCACGTCTAAGTCGTTGCGGGATGAGAACTGTAAAGGGAAGCGAGCGGAGCGGGATCAGGCCCATAAGGAGCCATCTGTGACAGCTGCATTTGAGAAACTGAG GGAAACAGACTACATTCTTCTTAAagcagaaacagcatttttggttTTACCTGTCTTTGGAGAAGAGACACCTTTTTCTAGAAAGACATTTGATGCTTGCTTGGGttgtttctccctccttttcccccactCCCTTTGGTTTCCCGCTTTCTTTCCTTGTTCAAAAAGGATGAGagggaaaaataaatcaataaataaatatcaatgcCTTGTAATATGTCGAAGTGTTAAGTGCTGGAATCAAAAGTTTGAAACGGTGGGACTTTTCTTCTTTGGAAGCAAAACCTTAACACTGGTTATTCCCTGTGTTTCTCGAAAGCCGTACTGTTGTACAGTTGTTGATGCACTATTATCCATAACAACAGCCACACAAATTGTGCCAAACTCTGAACAAGTGTTGTACTGTACATATTTTTACATCTCTTTATCAACAATGGGTTGTGAGTGggttttttcctggagcttttcGGTTCGGTTTTGTTCTTGCCTTTTTCATTTGCTGGAAAACAATCCAGTGATAAACTATGAGCCACCCTTGAAATCAACCACTATGAAAAACAATGTCGATACGCTTAATACAATGTACCAAAAGTTTTAA
- the NEXMIF gene encoding neurite extension and migration factor isoform X1, with amino-acid sequence MDDQEEKDCASEDQETILINGVKEDEPHDPDGDEKPSRAAEAAVPFPALTGKEKESQGCPRAQSALTSKKPCWLSPPSPLRLADVPDHISDDSSSVHAISLTSCVTKGMSSWSLPGDCEKAPFTIMEPGSMSALTGDCLMQPSRTCLGCFIESKDGIDAEPGISLKVGDINRDYDTCSVSDIGIHCMSTGETMRYGDQLLSDQLLSFPMHKSRATDKRDAEKSDSDSEDPTQKNYYEGLLLDKCNGEEPLLTNPNQEWGYFESFISESKIELLDLCSKNELSVNLFSEEDVDNYMFDDDDSTLGSDVCSLKIRYESFQDNVREKTGTLQEDTQFNFFPSVFSGCSKREGRTALKRGPRGATESSQFKSEDSIIWGEEEVDGERGEEEEEDEEAADEKVALSKSCTSTEVVQYIGPKRNHFLELVNSTEDSGEFSDDSTCTESSFDVLQDLKDCNKYLPRDHSSSSIQQNYGLRAKRKVRYSDDYLYDVDSIESEKIVDKKEWNPDGPKEEDDDEWCPKKRRKVSRKEPPVIIKYIIINRFKGEKHMLVKLSKVDASETTVTLSEELLSKYAKLAPLKAFWQERWQSRLNFLKSALYRKQGFYLNGSEVSFLPHPRKRKCKLANRHRIQRIKAIEQPVGKPGSCSLDPKQLCRRIGEEEVAGLKGMQALAITTSACANGLHLNDIANLASPKCKLQDREFKGPERKVLRRIKFKSEARLKCKRIKAATGLVEASLALENQEPATSAKDESVPSAADGSRLSECQEDKVAKNSSSFLPTTSSSDKPPPSANLAASVPLIPGGYLQTLLDASDLSSNASIAYFSSQPPERQQDPLPSLAQAEKSFCSLQPAQSCILSPPSESELQQSPSHLEMETSNFRSMWPAGKAAGGNIQEFASDMQETSSLSTAEFGGCANADSLPASGYGQVDLSSSKSVYQKKYLPDSQQSQSDDSFQSCHFSNREGHFHFQRGTLSTDDGRLVSFDSVGSLSVSSSNYSSLSLKSCEKDGDDEIADDFLAHCSPKLVIQQSIDEITPLKESTDLLDISNFTPDKFRQSSLSEMSPPDTPNLSPQITGPETKPLGNIKCFPDSSQAVLSNLEKVKWSCGVLQTQDQADNGFTLNNHQFQFHMFNDEDSVSLLEKSPCLSTFNEPSGQISTNSKVSKSKRKSSANKNVGTNQSLPQKNVRKKSPKTSKGTEKPQGKNSRQSPKSTRKGKNTAGVNGEKGPSVGGRGAASLNNSSSAAKALVESIRHCGPTSVRLGKHNGLPGEWALGKDNSGGWSETSIGTANSLLDDDQREFEEPSNILSNIASGMADVQRFMMASIEPLWGPVGHNNVSDLFRSPESNSLKLKTLKILAGTSPDSKKKANGNSSGTGKGHKSGSKGSGKSTGRASSSSCDPGRPNCSTGYAADIHSPFFDKSYSNLSTLAKNEPTHKKLYRHKSTSKSLRDENCKGKRAERDQAHKEPSVTAAFEKLR; translated from the exons ATGGATGACCAAGAAGAGAAGGATTGTGCCTCAGAAGACCAAGAAACGATCCTGATTAATGGGGTGAAAGAAGATG AACCACATGACCCGGATGGTGACGAGAAACCTTCCCGTGCTGCAGAGGCTGCAGTCCCCTTCCCAGCCCTGAccggaaaggaaaaggaaagccaAGGGTGCCCCCGCGCCCAGTCGGCCCTGACGTCCAAGAAGCCCTGTTGGCTCAGCCCTCCCTCCCCGCTGAGACTGGCCGACGTGCCCGACCACATTTCCGATGACTCCTCCTCCGTCCACGCCATTTCCCTGACGTCGTGTGTCACCAAGGGCATGAGCAGTTGGTCCCTGCCAGGGGATTGCGAGAAGGCTCCTTTTACGATTATGGAGCCCGGAAGCATGTCGGCGCTGACAGGCGACTGCTTGATGCAGCCAAGTCGGACTTGCCTGGGCTGCTTCATCGAATCCAAGGATGGCATTGATGCAGAGCCAGGAATAAGCTTGAAAGTGGGGGATATAAACAGAGATTATGACACCTGTTCGGTCTCTGATATAGGCATACATTGCATGAGCACTGGAGAAACCATGAGATACGGGGATCAACTGCTTTCAGACCAGCTTTTAAGCTTCCCTATGCATAAATCAAGGGCAACAGACAAAAGAGATGCTGAGAAATCTGACAGTGATTCAGAGGACCCCACTCAGAAAAATTATTATGAAGGATTACTCTTAGACAAGTGTAATGGGGAGGAACCTTTACTTACAAATCCCAACCAGGAATGGGGTTATTTTGAATCTTTCATCAGTGAAAGTAAAAttgaactgctggacctctgcTCCAAAAATGAGCTTTCTGTAAATCTGTTTTCTGAGGAAGATGTGGATAATTACATGTTTGACGATGACGACTCGACGTTGGGAAGTGACGTTTGCTCCCTAAAGATTCGCTACGAATCCTTCCAGGACAATGTGAGGGAGAAGACCGGCACTCTGCAAGAGGATACCCAGTTCAACTTCTTCCCGAGCGTGTTCAGTGGATGCTCTAAGCGGGAAGGCAGGACGGCCCTGAAGAGGGGTCCCCGGGGAGCCACCGAGAGTTCCCAGTTCAAATCTGAAGACAGCATCatttggggagaggaggaggtcgATGGAgagcggggagaggaggaggaagaggacgaggAGGCAGCGGATGAGAAAGTGGCCTTAAGCAAATCTTGCACCAGTACGGAGGTCGTACAGTACATTGGCCCCAAAAGAAATCATTTCTTGGAACTTGTGAATTCCACGGAAGACTCTGGGGAATTCAGCGACGACAGCACCTGCACCGAATCTTCCTTTGATGTGCTCCAAGATCTCAAGGACTGTAACAAGTATTTGCCCAGAGACCACTCCAGTTCCTCCATACAACAGAACTACGGTCTGCGAGCAAAAAGGAAAGTGCGGTACAGCGACGACTACCTGTACGATGTGGATTCCATAGAGAGCGAGAAGATAGTGGATAAGAAAGAGTGGAACCCCGATGGACCCAAGGAGGAAGATGACGATGAGTGGTGTCCAAAGAAGAGGCGAAAAGTTTCTCGCAAGGAGCCCCCAGTCATCATCAAGTATATCATCATCAACCGTTTCAAAGGGGAGAAGCACATGCTAGTCAAGCTAAGCAAAGTGGATGCCAGCGAGACGACTGTTACCCTAAGTGAGGAACTGTTGAGCAAATATGCCAAGCTGGCTCCCTTGAAGGCGTTTTGGCAAGAGAGGTGGCAGAGCCGTCTCAATTTCCTCAAGTCAGCACTGTATCGCAAGCAAGGCTTCTATCTCAACGGCTCGGAAGTCTCCTTCCTGCCTCATCCAAGGAAACGCAAGTGTAAATTGGCCAACAGGCACAGGATTCAGAGGATTAAGGCCATTGAGCAACCGGTGGGCAAGCCGGGATCTTGCTCTctggatccaaagcagctttgtcGCAGGATCGGAGAAGAGGAGGTGGCAGGTCTGAAAGGGATGCAGGCATTGGCCATCACCACCTCAGCCTGTGCAAATGGGCTGCATTTGAATGACATTGCAAACCTGGCCTCGCCTAAGTGCAAACTGCAGGACAGGGAATTCAAGGGGCCCGAGAGAAAGGTCTTGCGCAGAATCAAGTTCAAAAGTGAGGCCAGGTTGAAATGCAAGCGAATCAAGGCTGCCACCGGTCTGGTGGAGGCCTCTCTAGCCCTGGAGAATCAGGAGCCTGCCACGAGTGCAAAAGATGAAAGTGTTCCTTCTGCTGCAGACGGCTCTCGCCTTTCCGAGTGCCAGGAGGATAAGGTTGCTAAAAATTCTTCGTCTTTCCtacccaccacctcctcttcaGACAAGCCTCCTCCATCTGCTAATCTTGCTGCCAGTGTCCCCCTCATCCCCGGAGGGTATCTGCAGACGTTGTTAGATGCCTCCGATTTGTCAAGCAACGCCAGCATCGCCTACTTCAGTTCTCAGCCCCCCGAGCGGCAGCAGGATCCGCTCCCCAGCCTTGCTCAAGCAGAGAAGTCCTTCTGTTCTCTGCAGCCTGCCCAAAGCTGCATCCTGTCCCCACCATCCGAATCGGAGTTGCAACAGTCACCAAGCCACTTGGAAATGGAGACAAGCAACTTCAGAAGTATGTGGCCAGCCGGGAAAGCAGCTGGTGGCAACATCCAAGAGTTTGCAAGCGACATGCAGGAGACATCAAGCCTCTCAACAGCGGAGTTTGGTGGCTGCGCCAATGCGGACAGCCTCCCAGCCTCTGGGTATGGTCAAGTAGATCTGAGTAGCAGCAAATCAGTATACCAAAAAAAATACTTGCCAGATAGCCAGCAATCGCAGTCCGACGACTCTTTTCAGTCATGCCATTTTAGTAACAGAGAGGGGCATTTTCATTTCCAGCGAGGTACCCTAAGTACAGATGATGGGAGGCTGGTTAGTTTTGACTCAGTGGGCTCTTTATCCGTTAGCTCTAGCAATTATAGTTCCCTAAGTTTAAAGTCCTGTGAAAAGGATGGGGATGATGAGATTGCTGATGACTTCTTGGCCCACTGCAGCCCCAAACTGGTGATTCAGCAAAGCATAGATGAAATAACTCCTTTGAAGGAGTCGACCGACCTTTTAGATATTTCTAACTTCACACCCGATAAGTTCCGCCAGTCCTCCCTTTCTGAAATGTCTCCCCCAGATACCCCTAACCTTTCCCCGCAGATAACTGGGCCAGAAACCAAACCGCTAGGAAATATAAAATGTTTCCCCGATAGCTCTCAAGCCGTGCTAAGCAATCTTGAGAAGGTCAAGTGGAGCTGTGGGGTTCTCCAGACCCAAGATCAGGCAGATAATGGATTCACTTTAAATAATCATCAGTTTCAGTTCCATATGTTCAACGATGAGGATTCTGTCAGCCTCCTTGAGAAAAGCCCATGCTTGTCAACATTTAATGAGCCATCTGGTCAAATTAGCACCAATAGCAAAGTGTCAAAATCGAAGAGGAAAAGTTCAGCTAACAAAAATGTGGGCACAAACCAAAGCCTCCCCCAGAAAAACGTTAGGAAAAAATCGCCCAAAACCAGCAAAGGGACTGAAAAGCCACAAGGCAAAAACTCCCGGCAGTCTCCCAAATCTACAAGGAAAGGCAAAAATACAGCCGGTGTTAACGGTGAAAAGGGCCCAAGTGTCGGTGGTAGAGGAGCGGCTTCGTTGAACAATTCGTCCTCAGCGGCGAAAGCATTGGTGGAGTCTATTCGGCATTGCGGCCCCACTTCCGTCAGGTTAGGGAAACACAACGGACTACCTGGGGAGTGGGCCCTGGGGAAGGACAACAGTGGAGGCTGGTCAGAAACTAGCATAGGGACCGCCAACAGCCTCCTTGATGACGATCAAAGGGAATTTGAGGAGCCGTCCAATATTTTATCAAACATTGCATCTGGAATGGCAGATGTTCAGAGATTTATGATGGCCTCCATTGAACCCTTGTGGGGCCCTGTTGGCCATAACAACGTCTCTGATCTGTTCCGGTCGCCCGAATCCAACAGCCTGAAACTGAAAACTCTTAAGATCCTCGCCGGAACTTCCCCCGACTCCAAGAAAAAGGCGAACGGCAATTCGTCGGGAACGGGGAAGGGCCACAAGTCGGGGAGCAAGGGCTCGGGCAAAAGCACCGGccgagcctcctcctcctcctgcgacCCCGGACGCCCCAACTGCTCGACCGGATACGCCGCGGACATTCACTCGCCCTTTTTTGATAAAAGCTATAGTAACCTGAGCACTTTAGCCAAAAACGAGCCTACCCATAAAAAGCTGTACCGGCATAAATCCACGTCTAAGTCGTTGCGGGATGAGAACTGTAAAGGGAAGCGAGCGGAGCGGGATCAGGCCCATAAGGAGCCATCTGTGACAGCTGCATTTGAGAAACTGAGGTAA